A window of Sodalis glossinidius str. 'morsitans' contains these coding sequences:
- a CDS encoding Hha/YmoA family nucleoid-associated regulatory protein, with protein sequence MQHKNKIEWLLQFRRYSTKETVEKMAERIAERLDGNEYLYFQSAVDHRLAELTMNRLYDKIPAKVWHYVK encoded by the coding sequence ATGCAACACAAAAATAAAATAGAATGGTTATTGCAGTTTAGACGTTACTCGACCAAAGAAACGGTGGAGAAAATGGCCGAACGCATAGCCGAAAGACTCGATGGCAACGAATACCTCTATTTTCAGTCAGCAGTCGATCACCGACTGGCAGAACTGACGATGAATCGGCTTTACGACAAGATTCCTGCCAAAGTCTGGCACTATGTTAAGTAA
- a CDS encoding H-NS family nucleoid-associated regulatory protein has protein sequence MSEKESYGEIRRVLSNIRSTRAFARETNFELLKEMHEKLGAVIEERRTDAEKEAAERALREEKRKEILQLIEGEGFTAEELLGDDVNISKKRSKKPKAPAKYEFVENGETKTWTGKGRKPKPIAEALSAGRTLEEFLINKSEIQ, from the coding sequence ATGAGCGAGAAAGAAAGTTATGGTGAAATCCGGCGCGTTCTCAGCAACATCCGTTCGACTCGCGCTTTTGCGCGGGAAACCAATTTTGAACTGCTTAAAGAAATGCATGAAAAGCTGGGAGCTGTGATTGAAGAGCGCCGCACCGATGCAGAAAAAGAAGCGGCAGAACGGGCGCTACGAGAAGAAAAGCGCAAAGAAATTTTGCAACTCATTGAAGGTGAAGGGTTTACCGCAGAAGAGTTGTTAGGGGATGATGTTAACATCAGCAAGAAACGCAGCAAGAAGCCCAAAGCCCCCGCCAAATACGAATTTGTCGAAAATGGCGAAACAAAAACATGGACAGGCAAAGGCCGAAAACCCAAACCCATTGCCGAAGCCCTGAGTGCCGGACGTACCCTTGAAGAATTTTTGATTAACAAAAGCGAAATCCA